In a single window of the Flavobacterium sp. W4I14 genome:
- a CDS encoding conjugative transposon TraJ protein (product_source=TIGR03782; pfam=PF07863; tigrfam=TIGR03782; transmembrane_helix_parts=Inside_1_12,TMhelix_13_35,Outside_36_91,TMhelix_92_114,Inside_115_226,TMhelix_227_246,Outside_247_255,TMhelix_256_278,Inside_279_306,TMhelix_307_329,Outside_330_403): MKYLSNPFFKGTGLALALLLLPSLLFAQGIAGELIGMQPVLDQVYEDMLPLCSRLIDVARGIAGFGALWYIASRVWRQIAAAEPIDFYPLLRPFALGLCIMMFPAVLGIMNGVLKPTVSATGAMVSDSNRAIERLLKIKEAAIKRSKNWQMYVGESGQGDSDKWYKYTHPKDPGREDETFLDGLGNSMQFWMEKQSYNLRNSIKSWLKEVLEVLYAAASLCINTIRTFFLIVLAILGPLVFGFAVFDGFQQTLTVWLARYVNIFLWLPIANIFGSILGKIQENMIKVDLSQIEAQGDTFFSSTDTAYLVFLIIGIVGYFSVPNVASYVVNAGGGNAILTKINSLVVAAPRAGMSAGMGAGGMVADALGDKARLQSQSYASAAQGDYFPDQHAHQKDKISGKNT; the protein is encoded by the coding sequence ATGAAATATTTGTCGAATCCCTTTTTCAAGGGAACAGGGCTTGCCCTTGCTTTATTGCTGCTTCCCAGCCTGCTTTTTGCCCAGGGAATTGCTGGAGAACTGATCGGTATGCAGCCGGTATTGGATCAGGTATATGAAGATATGCTTCCCTTATGTTCCAGGCTGATTGATGTGGCCAGGGGGATCGCAGGCTTCGGCGCCTTATGGTACATCGCCAGCCGGGTGTGGCGGCAGATTGCTGCCGCTGAGCCCATTGATTTTTATCCGCTTTTACGGCCCTTTGCGCTTGGCCTGTGCATCATGATGTTTCCGGCCGTGCTTGGCATCATGAACGGCGTGCTGAAGCCAACGGTTTCGGCGACAGGGGCAATGGTGTCAGATAGCAACAGGGCAATCGAAAGACTGCTCAAAATAAAGGAAGCGGCCATCAAACGCTCTAAAAACTGGCAGATGTATGTCGGGGAATCCGGTCAGGGGGATAGTGATAAATGGTACAAATATACCCACCCCAAAGATCCCGGTAGGGAAGATGAGACTTTTCTTGATGGTCTGGGCAACAGCATGCAGTTTTGGATGGAGAAACAGAGTTATAACCTGCGCAACTCCATAAAAAGCTGGCTCAAAGAAGTGCTCGAAGTATTGTATGCTGCGGCCTCACTCTGTATCAATACTATACGCACCTTTTTTTTGATCGTGCTCGCTATCCTTGGCCCCCTGGTTTTCGGTTTTGCTGTATTTGACGGCTTCCAGCAGACGCTTACCGTCTGGCTTGCCCGCTATGTGAACATCTTTCTCTGGCTGCCCATTGCCAATATATTTGGCAGTATCCTCGGAAAGATCCAGGAAAATATGATCAAAGTTGATCTTTCGCAGATCGAGGCACAGGGAGACACTTTTTTTTCCTCCACTGATACCGCTTATCTCGTCTTTCTCATCATCGGGATAGTTGGCTATTTTTCGGTGCCCAATGTAGCCAGCTATGTGGTGAACGCAGGCGGAGGTAATGCCATTCTGACGAAAATCAATTCTTTGGTAGTAGCTGCGCCCCGCGCGGGAATGAGCGCTGGTATGGGTGCGGGCGGAATGGTCGCAGATGCCCTGGGGGATAAGGCCAGGCTCCAGTCCCAAAGTTATGCAAGTGCTGCCCAGGGAGATTATTTTCCTGATCAGCATGCCCATCAAAAGGATAAGATATCCGGTAAAAACACTTAA
- a CDS encoding hypothetical protein (product_source=Hypo-rule applied; cath_funfam=3.40.50.2300) — METNNTRRYLVVLLVMFMLKLNGFAQSTEAQQLLLNVEKLSQLKNILRDMKKGYTVISNGYNAVKNISQGNFSIHEVFIDGLMLVSPGVREYRRVADIITYQKDILSEYKAALKRFRSADVFNANELEYLANVYASLFSQSLDNLDELTMVITANHLRMNDEERLKAIDRIFGDTSDKLTFLRSFNREAGLLMQQRKAAKADLKGLEGLLINN, encoded by the coding sequence ATGGAAACGAATAATACCAGGCGTTATCTGGTTGTCTTGCTGGTGATGTTCATGTTGAAGCTGAATGGTTTCGCACAATCTACCGAAGCGCAGCAGCTTTTACTCAACGTGGAAAAGCTGAGCCAGCTAAAGAACATCCTTCGTGACATGAAAAAAGGATACACGGTGATTTCAAACGGCTATAATGCAGTAAAAAATATTTCCCAGGGGAATTTTTCCATTCATGAAGTCTTTATTGATGGCCTGATGCTCGTCAGTCCCGGAGTGCGTGAATACCGCCGGGTTGCAGATATCATCACCTATCAAAAAGATATTTTGTCCGAATATAAAGCGGCTTTGAAGCGGTTCCGGTCAGCTGATGTATTTAATGCTAACGAACTGGAGTATTTAGCCAATGTTTACGCTTCGCTTTTTTCCCAGAGCCTGGATAATCTGGATGAGCTGACGATGGTCATCACGGCAAACCATCTCCGCATGAATGATGAGGAAAGGTTGAAGGCCATCGACCGCATATTTGGGGATACCTCGGACAAGCTTACTTTTCTGCGAAGTTTCAACAGGGAAGCGGGGCTGCTGATGCAGCAGCGAAAGGCCGCCAAGGCCGATCTGAAAGGCCTAGAAGGTTTATTGATCAACAATTAA
- a CDS encoding hypothetical protein (product_source=Hypo-rule applied; cleavage_site_network=SignalP-noTM; superfamily=54814), whose translation MMCNKGKIFLGVLMLVFLSADQLHAQTWSEWFSQKKMQKKYLIEQIAALKLYATYLKKGYEMGSSGLNLIRDAGKGELDLHSAFFSALKTVSPLVKKNVRIAEILEMQITISKIFSDLSNLQNLSDANHRYIDLVSSNLLEDCTQDLEALLLVITSGRVELTDDERMLRIDQLYQNMQQKKIFTARFSALVQSLDRDRLLEIKNIKEMEVRYGNE comes from the coding sequence ATGATGTGCAATAAGGGTAAAATATTTCTGGGAGTATTGATGCTGGTGTTTTTATCAGCGGACCAGCTGCATGCCCAGACCTGGTCTGAGTGGTTCTCCCAAAAAAAGATGCAGAAAAAATACCTCATTGAACAAATTGCCGCGCTGAAACTATATGCCACTTACCTTAAAAAGGGCTATGAGATGGGAAGCTCCGGGCTGAACTTGATCAGGGATGCAGGTAAGGGAGAACTCGATCTCCACAGCGCATTCTTCAGCGCATTGAAAACGGTGAGCCCATTGGTGAAAAAGAATGTGCGGATAGCGGAAATACTGGAAATGCAGATCACCATAAGCAAAATCTTTTCAGATTTAAGCAATCTCCAGAATTTGAGTGATGCCAACCACAGGTATATTGACCTGGTTTCTTCAAACCTATTGGAGGATTGTACCCAGGATCTGGAGGCTTTGCTTTTGGTCATTACTTCGGGACGGGTGGAGCTCACCGACGATGAGCGGATGCTGCGTATTGATCAGCTGTACCAGAATATGCAGCAAAAGAAAATTTTTACAGCCAGGTTTTCGGCACTGGTACAGTCACTGGACAGGGACAGGCTACTGGAAATCAAAAATATTAAAGAAATGGAGGTAAGGTATGGAAACGAATAA
- a CDS encoding hypothetical protein (product_source=Hypo-rule applied; cath_funfam=2.30.29.30; superfamily=55781) produces MRSLYKGIRPGTAKFRNPLANPCRKAGLLLTKLKNVMKSYMVILPVSAMTICVSLPKGANAQIAVLEVIKAGVKKVIRAVDLKVQRLQNETIWLQNAQKVLENQLSKLKLTEIADWTEKQKELYAEYYSSLWKVKSAITYYKRVKELTAKQIAIVDEYKWAYGLFQKDKHFSVTELDEMQKVYLGILEESVKNLDQVLLVVNSFKTQMSDGKRLEIINAAALKMDENYADLKQFNAGNISLSIQRSASLDEVAKLKELYDVQ; encoded by the coding sequence ATGAGATCTCTTTACAAAGGTATCCGGCCAGGTACCGCCAAATTCAGAAACCCGCTGGCAAATCCCTGCCGAAAGGCAGGATTGCTGCTCACTAAATTAAAAAATGTTATGAAAAGCTATATGGTAATTCTACCGGTCAGTGCCATGACCATCTGCGTAAGCCTCCCGAAAGGGGCAAATGCCCAGATTGCGGTGCTGGAGGTAATCAAAGCCGGCGTGAAAAAAGTCATCCGCGCGGTTGACCTAAAAGTACAGCGCCTCCAGAACGAGACCATCTGGTTGCAGAATGCCCAGAAAGTGCTCGAAAATCAGTTGTCTAAATTGAAGCTGACCGAAATTGCGGACTGGACAGAAAAACAGAAGGAGCTTTATGCTGAATATTACAGTTCCCTTTGGAAGGTTAAGTCTGCCATTACCTATTACAAGCGGGTCAAGGAACTTACAGCGAAACAGATTGCTATCGTGGATGAATACAAATGGGCCTATGGTCTTTTTCAAAAGGATAAACATTTCTCTGTCACTGAACTTGATGAGATGCAAAAGGTCTACCTCGGCATTTTAGAGGAAAGTGTCAAGAACTTAGACCAGGTCTTATTGGTGGTCAATTCCTTCAAGACCCAGATGAGTGACGGGAAGCGGCTCGAGATCATCAATGCGGCTGCGCTGAAAATGGATGAAAATTACGCGGACCTCAAACAGTTTAATGCAGGTAATATATCGCTCAGCATCCAGCGTTCCGCTTCGCTGGATGAGGTTGCCAAATTAAAGGAACTTTATGATGTGCAATAA
- a CDS encoding hypothetical protein (product_source=Hypo-rule applied), producing MKTMYLIFGLLVALMTGCQVDKTREFMPGTYVNSAGGKYSQADDTLLIVPAQSNNYLIERRTGFNRIADGIKGKREYEKETWNATYDEGTKTLTEIRKGRLISIYPDAGYIQVGKRKYIKK from the coding sequence ATGAAAACGATGTATTTAATTTTTGGTCTGCTGGTCGCTTTGATGACGGGTTGCCAGGTTGACAAAACCCGGGAATTTATGCCCGGCACTTATGTGAACAGTGCTGGTGGAAAATACAGCCAGGCAGATGATACGCTGCTGATCGTACCGGCGCAAAGCAACAATTACCTGATTGAGCGCCGCACGGGCTTTAACCGGATCGCTGATGGCATTAAGGGCAAACGCGAATACGAAAAGGAAACCTGGAATGCCACTTATGATGAAGGGACCAAAACTTTGACAGAAATCAGGAAAGGAAGGCTCATTAGCATCTATCCGGATGCCGGGTATATACAGGTAGGAAAAAGAAAATACATCAAAAAATAA
- a CDS encoding conjugation system TraG family ATPase (product_source=TIGR03783; cath_funfam=3.40.50.300; pfam=PF12991,PF19044; superfamily=52540,69008; tigrfam=TIGR03783), whose product MTDAINILPIYKIEHGCILSFQGDITIAFKATLPEIFSLADRDYDAYHQAWVKAIKVLPSGSIFHKQDWFLSQPFRADFERAGDGFLSRASECFFNERPSTEHSCFIFLTLTAKGSKVSTSATSGLFRKGLVPPQTVSPALLSDFLDKVGQFQRILEDSRFVSLERLDDDALSGTANKAGILERYCFLLAEHDIPIIRDIHLKDEIRIGEKQLEIYSFSDVDDLPAFCGSRINYEPYSTDRSKFSVGFASPLGQLLNCNHILNQYVFVGDSQKTIKRLEAKKLRLQSLSAYSRENAISRDAVNDFLNEAVAQGRIPVKSHVNVMVWSDDSAELKDIKNKVSSAMAAIEAVAKRETDGQAQIWFAGLPGNQGDFPMNDTFDTFLEQATCFFNLETNYRSSLSPFGIRMGDRLTGRPVHVDISDEPMERGWISNRSKFVCSGSGGGKSFFINHLLRSYHQQGADIVVVDIGHSYKGLCELVGGYYFTYTEADPIKFNPFYVGEGDELDTEKKESIKTLLLALWKKDDEPYRRSEYVAISGALTGYYAFLEQNSDIFPCFNTFYEYLMEHYLQVLENGKVKEKDFDVANFLYVLNPYYRGGEFDYLLNARENIDLLHERFIVFEIDVLKDHPILFSVVTLIIMSLVISKMRKLHGVRKIMLLEEAWKAIAKEGMAEYIKYLFKTMRKFYGEPIVVTQEVEDIIGSPIVKHAIINNSDTKILLDQSKYQNRFDDIQELLGLTDKDKALILSMNKANEPGRKYKEVTFILGQHSKVYRTEVSLEEYYAYTTEEREKVVVQAYARKYGSIQKGIAVLAQELRSGHSPFDTRKKN is encoded by the coding sequence ATGACAGATGCCATCAATATTCTTCCCATCTATAAAATAGAACATGGATGTATATTATCCTTTCAGGGCGATATTACCATTGCCTTCAAGGCCACCTTGCCCGAAATATTCTCCCTTGCTGACCGCGATTACGATGCTTATCACCAGGCCTGGGTAAAAGCCATAAAAGTATTGCCCTCGGGCAGTATCTTCCATAAGCAGGACTGGTTTTTGTCGCAACCTTTCCGTGCGGACTTTGAAAGGGCAGGAGATGGTTTTCTTTCCCGTGCCAGTGAGTGCTTTTTTAACGAAAGGCCCAGCACCGAACATAGCTGCTTTATATTCCTGACCCTTACTGCTAAAGGCAGCAAGGTCTCCACTTCGGCCACTTCGGGACTTTTCCGCAAAGGCCTTGTTCCGCCGCAGACCGTGAGCCCGGCCCTTTTATCTGATTTTTTGGACAAGGTTGGACAGTTTCAGCGGATCCTCGAAGATTCCAGGTTTGTCAGTCTGGAAAGGCTGGATGATGATGCGCTTTCCGGAACAGCCAATAAGGCTGGGATCTTGGAACGCTATTGCTTTTTGCTCGCGGAGCACGATATACCCATCATCCGGGATATCCATCTGAAAGATGAAATCCGCATCGGTGAAAAACAGCTGGAAATCTACAGCTTTTCCGATGTTGATGATCTGCCTGCCTTCTGTGGAAGCCGCATCAATTATGAGCCTTATTCCACGGACCGCTCCAAATTCAGTGTGGGATTTGCCAGTCCGCTGGGTCAGCTGCTGAACTGTAACCATATTTTAAATCAGTATGTGTTTGTAGGGGACAGCCAGAAAACCATTAAAAGACTGGAAGCCAAAAAACTCCGCCTGCAGTCGCTCTCCGCCTATTCCCGTGAAAATGCCATTTCCCGTGATGCGGTAAATGATTTTCTCAACGAAGCAGTGGCGCAGGGGAGGATACCCGTAAAATCACATGTAAATGTCATGGTGTGGTCCGATGATAGTGCTGAGCTTAAGGACATCAAGAATAAAGTGAGCTCCGCAATGGCTGCCATTGAAGCCGTGGCCAAGCGGGAAACAGATGGCCAGGCGCAGATCTGGTTTGCAGGACTACCGGGTAACCAGGGGGACTTTCCCATGAACGATACCTTTGATACTTTTTTGGAACAGGCGACCTGCTTTTTCAACCTGGAGACCAATTACCGATCTTCTCTTTCTCCTTTCGGCATCCGCATGGGGGACCGGCTGACCGGACGTCCGGTGCACGTGGACATTTCTGATGAGCCGATGGAAAGGGGATGGATTTCTAACCGTTCCAAGTTTGTTTGCTCAGGAAGCGGTGGGGGCAAGAGCTTTTTTATCAACCACCTATTACGCTCTTATCATCAGCAGGGGGCAGACATTGTGGTGGTGGACATCGGCCACAGCTACAAGGGACTGTGCGAACTTGTGGGTGGCTACTATTTTACTTACACCGAGGCTGACCCGATCAAGTTCAATCCCTTTTATGTAGGAGAGGGTGACGAGCTGGACACGGAAAAAAAAGAAAGTATCAAGACTTTGCTGCTGGCACTTTGGAAGAAGGACGATGAACCTTACCGCAGGTCGGAATATGTGGCGATTTCTGGCGCATTGACGGGTTATTATGCTTTTCTTGAACAGAACAGCGACATCTTTCCCTGCTTTAATACCTTTTATGAGTACCTGATGGAACATTACCTTCAGGTGCTGGAAAACGGGAAGGTGAAGGAAAAGGATTTTGATGTGGCGAATTTCCTTTATGTGCTCAATCCTTACTACCGTGGCGGGGAGTTTGATTATTTATTGAACGCCCGGGAGAATATTGACCTGTTGCATGAGCGGTTCATCGTCTTTGAAATCGACGTTTTGAAAGACCATCCCATTTTGTTTAGTGTGGTGACGCTGATCATCATGTCGCTGGTGATCAGTAAGATGCGAAAACTGCACGGCGTACGTAAGATCATGCTGTTGGAAGAAGCCTGGAAGGCGATCGCTAAAGAGGGTATGGCCGAATACATCAAATATTTGTTCAAGACAATGCGCAAGTTCTACGGGGAGCCGATTGTGGTCACCCAGGAGGTGGAGGACATTATCGGTTCTCCAATTGTCAAGCATGCAATTATCAACAACAGCGATACTAAAATCCTGCTGGACCAGAGCAAGTATCAGAACCGCTTTGATGATATCCAGGAGCTACTGGGGCTGACCGATAAGGACAAGGCGCTGATTCTTTCCATGAATAAGGCCAATGAGCCGGGCAGAAAGTACAAGGAAGTAACCTTCATTTTAGGCCAGCACAGCAAGGTATACCGAACCGAGGTCTCTTTGGAAGAGTATTACGCCTACACCACGGAGGAGCGGGAAAAGGTAGTGGTGCAGGCTTATGCGCGGAAGTATGGCAGCATCCAAAAGGGGATTGCGGTATTGGCGCAGGAGCTGCGATCCGGGCATTCCCCCTTTGATACCCGTAAAAAAAACTAA
- a CDS encoding hypothetical protein (product_source=Hypo-rule applied; pfam=PF13571; superfamily=161111; transmembrane_helix_parts=Inside_1_23,TMhelix_24_46,Outside_47_49,TMhelix_50_72,Inside_73_110), with product MATVYHINKGVSKPIVFKGLKAQYIAYLAIGLILLLLSFAILYISGLSLFVVLPVILLLGSTLFMVTFRLSHRFGEHGLMKFIAKKGLPKYLRFSSRRIFTALKYPKTNL from the coding sequence ATGGCAACAGTTTATCACATCAACAAGGGCGTTTCAAAACCGATCGTTTTTAAAGGACTCAAGGCCCAGTATATTGCCTACCTGGCGATTGGCCTGATATTGCTCTTGCTCTCATTTGCCATACTCTATATCTCCGGCCTTAGCCTGTTTGTGGTTTTGCCCGTGATTCTCTTACTGGGCAGTACGCTGTTTATGGTCACTTTCAGATTGAGCCACAGATTCGGTGAACATGGACTGATGAAATTTATCGCAAAAAAGGGACTGCCGAAATACCTGCGCTTTTCTTCCAGACGGATTTTTACTGCCTTGAAATATCCAAAGACTAATCTATAA
- a CDS encoding hypothetical protein (product_source=Hypo-rule applied; pfam=PF13572; transmembrane_helix_parts=Inside_1_12,TMhelix_13_35,Outside_36_60,TMhelix_61_78,Inside_79_90,TMhelix_91_113,Outside_114_115) — MNNTPIKETRRQALLKTMMFCCAWLTLHYIFPIYGFAQDGNAGIQEATNKVKGYFDTGCDLMYAIGAVVGIIGAIKVFNKWNAGESDTNKVAAAWFGSCIFLVVVATVLKSFFGI, encoded by the coding sequence ATGAACAATACTCCAATTAAAGAAACAAGAAGACAGGCCCTGCTAAAGACCATGATGTTCTGCTGTGCATGGCTGACACTTCATTATATTTTTCCCATTTACGGTTTTGCACAGGATGGTAATGCAGGCATTCAGGAAGCAACCAATAAAGTTAAGGGTTATTTTGATACCGGCTGTGACCTGATGTATGCGATCGGTGCAGTGGTCGGTATCATAGGCGCCATCAAGGTATTCAATAAATGGAATGCTGGGGAATCCGATACCAACAAAGTTGCCGCGGCCTGGTTCGGCAGCTGTATTTTTCTGGTCGTGGTGGCCACTGTTCTTAAATCATTTTTCGGGATATAG
- a CDS encoding hypothetical protein (product_source=Hypo-rule applied; cath_funfam=1.10.760.10; superfamily=109880; transmembrane_helix_parts=Inside_1_6,TMhelix_7_29,Outside_30_177) has translation MLQQFSWTTFLIFFAMLSALWYLMLALTVYLKEAFGLISGSNLNSQTSLALNPKGEEEDKDQIADQIMGKSKMPEGLEVVGMDALNFSVAGDSADSPDDAKSDQLGLVPDVLQEIKEIFAVLAKEDGTKQDFFSLAAMISEKYGRIGSNPNIGQINAFIRDHAPFAVTLGELEHLWD, from the coding sequence ATGTTACAACAATTTTCCTGGACAACTTTCCTTATTTTTTTTGCTATGCTCAGCGCACTCTGGTATCTAATGCTAGCCCTTACGGTTTATCTAAAAGAAGCCTTTGGCCTGATCTCTGGTTCAAATCTCAATTCGCAAACATCCCTTGCATTAAATCCAAAAGGGGAGGAGGAGGACAAGGATCAGATAGCTGATCAGATTATGGGTAAGTCCAAGATGCCTGAAGGTCTGGAAGTGGTCGGTATGGATGCGCTGAACTTTTCGGTCGCCGGAGATTCAGCTGACAGCCCGGATGATGCCAAATCTGATCAGCTCGGTCTGGTGCCGGATGTGCTGCAAGAAATCAAGGAGATATTTGCGGTTCTGGCCAAAGAGGATGGTACCAAGCAGGATTTTTTCTCATTGGCGGCCATGATCAGCGAAAAGTATGGCCGGATCGGTTCCAATCCCAATATCGGGCAGATCAATGCCTTCATCCGTGATCACGCACCCTTTGCAGTTACACTCGGGGAACTGGAACACCTATGGGACTAA
- a CDS encoding hypothetical protein (product_source=Hypo-rule applied; pfam=PF09357), with the protein MMLKELSEKLFAQLEEQIRETDSITNPLEQLKTGLTYVQTALARLKLELTKSGFADQEEEIFFFKKGKPQIYSLFIFITERYAIENSMPLLGKEQQLAHLESQLVFINRFFRQNEFLYQYFRLKATDLDDRYFTRNGQAQVVGFAEVPDVDPIFSTVADYLFSKFMGYEKLQDFIKQEIQIRVGAENGMPKNIDKELKWTGEAVNVVELVYGIYETGQINEGKISLTELMDFFGQVFQVNISGYFKRFADIKRRKSMSKTRYLDEMQRLVAKRIEESDAWIPDDQRSRYGY; encoded by the coding sequence ATGATGCTAAAAGAACTATCGGAGAAACTGTTTGCCCAGTTAGAAGAACAGATCAGGGAAACAGATTCCATCACCAATCCGCTGGAACAATTGAAGACTGGATTAACGTACGTCCAAACAGCGCTTGCCAGGCTTAAACTGGAGTTGACCAAAAGCGGTTTTGCCGATCAGGAAGAAGAAATTTTCTTTTTCAAAAAAGGTAAACCCCAGATCTATTCCCTGTTCATCTTCATCACAGAACGCTATGCCATTGAAAATAGCATGCCCTTACTCGGAAAGGAACAGCAGCTGGCGCACCTGGAATCGCAGCTTGTTTTTATCAATCGCTTCTTTCGCCAGAATGAATTTCTCTATCAATATTTCCGGTTGAAGGCTACAGATCTGGATGACCGTTATTTTACCAGAAATGGTCAAGCGCAGGTGGTGGGTTTTGCTGAAGTGCCGGATGTTGACCCAATTTTTTCTACCGTCGCCGATTATCTGTTCTCCAAGTTTATGGGCTATGAAAAGCTTCAAGACTTTATAAAGCAGGAAATCCAGATAAGGGTAGGTGCAGAAAACGGGATGCCGAAAAATATAGACAAGGAACTAAAGTGGACCGGGGAAGCGGTAAATGTTGTTGAACTCGTTTACGGCATTTACGAGACCGGACAGATAAACGAAGGAAAGATCAGTCTGACTGAACTGATGGATTTCTTCGGGCAGGTTTTTCAGGTTAACATTTCCGGTTATTTCAAACGTTTCGCCGATATCAAAAGACGCAAATCCATGAGCAAGACCCGATACCTCGATGAGATGCAAAGGCTGGTCGCCAAACGGATAGAGGAAAGTGATGCCTGGATTCCTGACGATCAAAGGAGCCGCTACGGCTACTGA
- a CDS encoding CRP-like cAMP-binding protein (product_source=COG0664; cath_funfam=1.10.10.60,2.60.120.10; cog=COG0664; ko=KO:K21562; pfam=PF00027; superfamily=51206,88659), producing MKYNQNEEADLLETLGFIVPLPSPLQQRVKKEAITQEFNRKHLLLKPGETARRVYFIRSGFLRAFFIDDQGRECTTWFMGKGDLMISAYSFFTQKPSHEYIEVLQNCKLQSLSWNELNAYYADFPQGNLLGRIVTQKFYIMSEKRSMLLRTNIPELRLKQLLERHPDIEQQTTLTNIASYLGISRETLSRIRSKNARMCVQSQNQSNSLPSFQ from the coding sequence ATGAAATATAATCAGAATGAAGAGGCCGATTTACTCGAAACTTTAGGCTTTATTGTGCCCCTGCCTTCACCACTACAACAACGTGTAAAAAAGGAAGCCATTACCCAAGAATTTAACCGAAAACATTTATTGCTAAAGCCAGGTGAAACGGCAAGAAGGGTTTACTTTATACGCAGCGGATTTCTCCGTGCTTTTTTCATAGATGATCAGGGAAGGGAGTGCACCACCTGGTTTATGGGAAAGGGTGATCTGATGATATCGGCATACAGCTTTTTCACACAAAAACCATCTCATGAGTATATAGAGGTGCTACAGAACTGCAAATTACAATCCTTAAGCTGGAATGAGCTCAATGCCTATTATGCAGATTTTCCTCAAGGGAATTTATTGGGAAGAATTGTTACCCAGAAGTTCTATATCATGAGCGAAAAACGATCGATGCTCCTACGCACGAATATTCCAGAACTTCGGTTGAAACAATTGCTCGAGCGCCACCCCGATATAGAGCAGCAGACGACATTAACTAACATTGCCAGTTATCTTGGTATCAGTAGGGAAACATTGAGCCGTATCAGGTCAAAAAATGCAAGGATGTGCGTTCAGTCACAAAACCAATCAAATTCCTTACCGTCATTCCAATGA
- a CDS encoding transcriptional regulator with XRE-family HTH domain (product_source=COG1396; cath_funfam=1.10.260.40; cog=COG1396; pfam=PF01381; smart=SM00530; superfamily=47413): protein MKDMSSDTLLLFGKNLEKIKKAKKLSYRKIAANCNIEHSDIKRYVDGKINPTLLSLLDLAKGLDVHPSELLNF from the coding sequence ATGAAGGATATGTCTTCCGACACTTTACTATTATTTGGTAAAAACTTGGAAAAAATAAAAAAAGCTAAGAAACTTTCTTATAGGAAAATTGCTGCTAATTGTAATATTGAACATAGTGATATAAAAAGGTATGTCGATGGCAAAATAAACCCTACGTTACTATCACTTCTTGATCTAGCAAAAGGGCTGGATGTTCACCCTAGTGAATTGTTAAACTTTTAA